In Gambusia affinis linkage group LG20, SWU_Gaff_1.0, whole genome shotgun sequence, the genomic window AGGTGTGGCTTATATTGTTTAATTGGAAAAATTGTAACCAATATTAGAGTAGCTAAAATTGTACAAAGTTGAGTGTAAGTACAGAATACTTTTAAGTAGAGCAAGGTCTCTGGAGAGTTGGATGggattttgtttctgctgaggAATGCAGTTAAAGTTCCTTAAAGAAGCTGGCCAGATAAAGATTGAAAATTAATCAAAGTAATGTAACACAGTTTTCCCTTTAAGAAATAGTcactttttccatttgtctcagtttgtttgccattttgttttcccGAGTTAATTTTACCATTACAAAAACATCCACTGCCAAGTTCTGTGCTAAGTGTGGCTAACAGACTTCAACTgtgactgtttgtgtttttatttcatatttgttcTTAAGTGATCTTTGCTTGTGTTCTGTACAGCTGCAGGAAACCCCCAGAACCATTTGTTGTGACCACCACATGGGTTTCTGGATAATTCagcaattaaaaatgcatgaaagtaGGTCATGCAGGGGACCAGGGCTGACTGGAAAGCTTAGATTTGATTTTCAATAgcaattttcagatttctccTCCActacattttcattattttatttaatttaatcgTTTGTGAAATCGATCATAGAAACAAACCTTAATAGAGAAATTGTGCCTCCATAAGATCTTAATGGGTACTtgataaataaactgaactctgTATGAATTCAGATCGCAGTATGGATGGATATTTAGCATAGTGAATTTAaacaggggtccccaaagtcggtccttgagggccggcctcctgcatgttttaattctctccctggtttaacgcacttggatcaaatgatggctcattagaaggcctaagaagaacattgacatgctgagaaggttgttgttgccaccagggagaaaactaaaacatgcaggatgccggccctcgaggactgactttggggaccctaatttaaaatatgcatagTTATGAAAAATtgtttgacaaaaatgtgacgaatgtgggaaaaaaaaaaaaaagaagccagtAAGGGACAAACACTTTATCCACCAGTGTACAGTTTAAATTTGTTAATTAGCTAGATTTTTGGGgaattgtttgtttgtgatcAAACTTTATATATGCTAGTTATTGTAATAATCACAAACAATCCCACAACATTTGAAGAATGACTTAACCGAGTTTCAAACTTTTGCCTTTCTAGTTTCCTGCAGTAGATGTCTGTGCTGCTCACTTTATGTAAGCAGCACATAACCATGTCGATTTTTATCCAGGCACTCTTTCATAAAAGGATTTCAGCTACAGCTTTTCTCCacataatttaaattgttttaaactgtgtgattgtgagcgtgaataaaaatagcaataggtattttgttccatataacacagcaGGAGTGTAAtcggtaaaccttttatggatacaaactcgactaaaaacccacctgtttaggattgtatttgaaacgtaatcaattacaaatttactgatggaacttgactccttgtcatgttttgattattgattctatgttgcattgtgtttttgatttgatgtaaagtactttgaaatgtgctatacaaataaaatttgattgattgcttttaatttatgttgtaAGAAAGAATGTGAACGTCATTTTTGGAGGGAATCATTAGCAAAATTGTCCTTCCATCTGGTTCAGTTGACTGCCTGATAAATAATGACCTGAAAATATCTTCAAATTGCAAGCCCACAAGTATTTATACCTCTGGCAGTTTTAGGTTTAAAgtctttatgttgtttaaacttttctttgcaTCTTTATGAAAAACTTGTGTTCTTTACTGCTGCTCAAATGCTAGTTCTTTCAGGGAAACAGTTTTAaagacagtttttatttcaatcttgATTAAGCTGATgagaagaacattttactttcctgagtgattttctttaaataattaaatatcacCAACCTTTGGTAAGTGTTCCTATttgttctgtaaaaataatttaaatgtatattcTTGCTGCAGACCAACTTTTGAATGAATATTGATGCctataagctttttttttatttttataaacatacaGCTTTCAAATTAACTGGAACTGCACATGTTAAGTAGGATGTGTAAAACATGAACCTGGACAGCAGATGTTTAAATTAACAAAAGAGTGGTTGAAGAGCTCTCCAACATGACTGCTATATCACACAGGGGGATACATTTAGAGGAAAGGCAGAGAGTCATCTTCAAATGGACACAACCAGATTCTCTCTGTGGGACTTTTCACTACTTCTCAGTACTTGagtgaaaaaaaaggaaaaaaaaaagaatatttaccAAGTTTAAACACTTTGCAGCTTTTATCATTGCCTTCCACCATGTAAGTGGACCATGTCTTTACTAGCTAATCACAGACACTTGTGATACTGCAGCACACTTCTCTTGTGTAATTACGTTTTCCTCAACGGCTTCCTACATGCAGACACGCACACTATTGAGCAAATTATTTCCAATTCTAATTTTCTTTCAAGAGTGATCCTGAAATTACAGAAATTTGAATATCCTGGTGCTTTATTTTGGAAACAATTTTCATTTAAGTTGTAAAATCTGCCGAGCAAATTGCATAACAGATTTATGAGAGTCAATCATAAAACTTGTAAGAGGAACTTTAGTGAATAAATCAGAATAGATTAAATCACTATAGCAGAATAGATTAACACTATAACTGGTAAAACCTACTGATCTGGCTTGCACCAAGAGCATCGTCATGCTTGATTAATATAATTTCAAGAGTTTCAACTTCGTGGGTCAATGGAAGGTATTGCATATCTGTCTGAAGCAAAGATTGGCGTGACAAATTATTTTgagttgtttggtttttaaatctAATCAGATCATTTGCATCATATTTACTTTCTAAACAGTTACTTTGTGCTTAGTAACCTTACTTGTAAAAATGGCCTCCGACTACCACCAAAACCAGTCCAGAAGCGATCAGTGTTTTAAAACCAGGCCTTTACTCAacttgtaaaaacataaaaaaaaaaataaaattagaatgtTATTGCTACTATCTATTTACTATATAGATTAGTCAAAGTTGGACtggaatattaaaatattatttaaaacacagtttgtgatgtgtgaaacctttatttttgtttaaaatatattgcaattttcttttgtttttgtaaaaagacaattaaaattaaCTATGTGAGCATTTTGTGACGTCTCTATAAATAATTTGAACTGATCATAAAGAAAGAGCGAATGGCGACAGTCGATCCCGATAAGATCCATTTGGGCAGCAGAATTGTCAGGCTTTGTAAATGACCTGCTCCGGGCCTTTTTACTATTTGCCATCGTTCATTACCACCACAAAGCAGTTGATGTCCCCCTCCTCTCAACCTTTTCATTTGCGCCAAGCTCGACACGCACCAGGCTGTCCATTACAAGCCTGTGACACGTGCAGCCCAGGAGACAGCCAGACGGAGAGGAATGTCAGGGTGGAGTTGATTTAACAAGCTGCAATTGtgtgaaacctgtggcctgtcGGGGAGACAAGATGTAGCTCCAGCAACTGATACACCCATATTTGTAGTCTTTATATTAGCGGAGATGTTAAATGGCCGCATGCAATCGGAAACTATATGGAGCGCTTTTTGAAGAAACTGAGAAATAATGtcatgtttcataaaaaaatcaaaacctaaCCAAACAGGATGTAAcgcagaaataaatacaaaaataaacctgcaCTTTGGATCTTGACGTGAACAGACTTTCACCTCTTACTCTGCCTCCttaacacacagacacacacactgtaatTACTCCTCAATCCATACAAATTGAATGAAGCCAGGACCGTGGTCTAAGAATATAGAccataattaataaattacagcCACTCTACTCTATCATTCTCCACTTTGGAACATGTAGACCTCCCATTCACTGCGGAGCAATTACCCGAACTCACGGGTAAAACACATGCGATCTGACGCCCCTTTTAACAGAGCAAACAGATGCCCGAGTGAAACTGTAAGGTCATACCACAGGTTTTTCAGCCTGTGTGTTTACAAGTAACAAATCAAAAGCATGCATTATTTCTGAGCCTTGAAAATATGCCCAGGGGAGATATTAGGTTTCCCTGCATCCCCTCAAGCTTCCCCTTTGCAGCAGCTGCACACATGTAAAGTGGATGTCGTCCTGCATACAGCGGATGGCACAGGCTTCAAGCTGAACAAGTTCTATGCACAAATccattcatatatttaactttgttgaaatatatgttaaaacatATGCGGCATagtacagcaaaaaaaatttttttgaaggGTACGTCAGGCTTTGTGACATGTTTGCagttaaaaatatgtctttgaaaacaatatattttcttttgctgcttgtgTCCCCATAGGCTAGAAAGGAGTCTGCTGGAGACTGTCTAATGACTGCAGGGTCGTGTATCAAAtacacagcagctggaggcgAATAGTGAGAGTGCATACTCTGGATTTGGGTTTTTGAGGGTGGGGGCTGGGTGCAAACTGAAGCCTGGACTTGTATGGGAGGCCGAGGCTCAGTGTTTGGGTGCACAGGGTTGTGAATCAGTAATGGATGTGGACCACAGGTCATGCTCCTTGGTGTTGAAGAAGTAATGTCAACCTTCAAAGCAAATTAACTGACAATTGAAAGTGATGTATGAgtagcaaatacattttttgtgagACGtcctgaataaaaatgttcaaaaatattttttttcaatgtgtaACTAAGAACAAATTTAGCTGCATTAATACAGACAGATTAACAATTGCTATGGATTTCATGTGGTGTTCCTCAAGTAGGAGTGCCAAGaccaatgtttttcttctaattaaTAATATTTGTAAAGTTTCTAAATGGCTTCAATCTTTACTGGTAGCAGAAAACCCACATTTATATTGTTATGGGAAGGATTGCGTGGAAACAATAGGAGATGACTTAAAGAGTTGATTTGATACTAATGAATTTTAATACTAGTAAAAAATttgactagactagacttttgataaataattcaaaaataaagtatatgaaataatttttctagAGACATTATCAGCAATAGGCAGTGCTGGAAgtcatatatataaaaatgtcaattgCATTTATCTCTTCAGAATTCATTATATATGCTgctgtatttttgattttattaacgTTGATTATAAGATTTGTTAATTCAGCCAACAagtgacatttttgaaaaattaaacagacTATATTAAACTTGCACAACTGGATAAACATATAAAGCATATAATGAACTTAAATTAtgttaaacagatttaaatatattcttatTCATAACTGACTAAGTCATAATGTGAGTGTGATGAAGCAAATGCttgaaagataagaaaaaataaataaatcagagctTTTGTCTGATGTGCATCCATTTTGTGATCTTTTGGTTTAGAAATGGCCttttataaagattttcttGACTTTTGGCATTAGTGTTGGacatttttagtttcattattttttcttgtctgggatatgaaagaaaaaccttgcaaaatatctcagaaaaatgtattgctttatttttttgacatttttgaaataaagatttaCCTTAGAAAGGGTtcaagcaacattttaaagttatgttATATTATGCTACGAGTGCATTCCCAGGCACCACAACAGGGCAGACTTAAAGAGTTGAGTTGGACAGCCATAAAGTaccactgccccctgctggatcATGTCCACCCTTACATTTTATCATGTCATCATTACGTGACATGTAAACTCATCAGTCAGGTTTGTGAACTCACCTGAGGGACGTGGCCTAACAAAGCCCACAATGACTGCACAGCGAGGGTCTTGACTCTGGAAAACTCCAACGTCTCAGTGTCCTGGCGGTCCAGCGCGATGTACTGGCAGCCCTGGTAATCTCCTTTCAGTTGCTCACCACCATGCAAAAGCACCAGGTCCCACGTTCCCATCTTCCTGAGGATGCCTCTCACAGACTCCATCTGCCTGTATGACAGATGACCtgcagagcaataaaaaaataaagatacaaCTGAATTGTTTGAATTTGATCAATTTAATAACTTAAGCTTAAGACTGAAAATGTGGTTCTGCAAGCTCTTTGAAGACCATGAGGGTTTGAGCcatgttatacatttttaaagcctGTAGAGCCATTCACCTGAGATCCAGGAGGGAGTCAAAGCATCAGATATCCAGCCCATATAGCCCTCTTTGAAAGATTTGAGGAACTCATCTATCTTGCTGTAAGGTACCAGCTCCCTTCTCTTCATCAGCTCCTCATCCAGCTTGAGGTCGGGGGAGAGAAAGATGACTCTGGGGAAGAAGAGACTGTTGCGTACAGACACTCCGCTCCTCTTCAAATGACTGCATAATTGAGCCATTTTGCGCTAGAAGAGACAGTTAAAcataatggagaaaaaaaatttatgtatacttttcttttttggctgttcatttttaaatatcaccaTCAGGATGTAGatgatacatttttgtttttatcctccTGTTAACGTAACATTTTGTAGCTAAACATCTGGAAGGATTCAACTTCTTTATTAGGCTTAAAAACTGCTTCATTGATACCTTTAGCATACTTGCATATGTTTTACTGTAtccctgaaaagaaaaaaattacagtacTTAATTTCGTCATTCAATTACTAGCAAGTAATCTCTGACTGAACAAGTTATTGACACAGATAAACTGATGCTTGTGGTATTCCAATGTGTGCAAAACATATGGTTAGGAAATTGGATAAAAAAGGGCCTCAGATAGGCTTTTCCATGGAATAACAAAGGGCCCCATTCTAAAACTTAAATACTGTAGGTTTGATACACGacgttttgcagaaaatgtgggAACCATATTGATCCTAGATGCCTTGCTGTTTTGCTTAAGTTCATGTATTTGGCGTTTGGCAGACACTTTTATCAAGTGACTTTGATATGACGACAAGACTACTACTGTACATAAAGCGTTGGTTTATCATACAACACCTTGCTatacatagttttttttgtgcttttgtacCATTCCACAAACTTGTCAAATCCTTCATAGCAttgcaccaaaaaaaataaaataaagataactaaaaaggacataaaatatattttagggACCAAATGTTTTGGTCATGTATACGTGACCTCCATTATAATTACAATTGGAGGctttcaaaaaagaagaaaggttGGTAACCAGTGACCCTAAAGGCAAGGGAAGTGATGTAACCTCAAGTGTATCTGCAGACTCAACAATTTTACCAGTGCAGCTTGTGTTTGCCAGAATGGTCTTCTAATCACGCTTCCTGTTATACTGAAGTATCTATAGAAATGGAAATGAGTGACTCCTAACAGACACAACAACGTCAGGTCACAGCTGTGTTTAGGCACCTGCCTGCTTTCAGCCCCCCAGTACCCGCCCCCTCTGTCTGTGAACGCAATTATAAGAGTGCCCACTTGTGAAGTTTAGGTAGCCCTGCTGCAGTGTTTGAAATTTCCATATAAATTGTTACAGTGACACAGAGTCTCTTAACCCTGCAGCAGTTTGTATGAATTCAGTGATTTAGATAATTAATTGGACCTTGAGCACAAGTATGCTAGACAAGCTCCtgttttgttggggtttttttttaagcaatctTCTattaatagaatattttttaccGTGACACCTTTGATGGGATCTTCAACCTGTTCAATGCGAGTATTGGTAAAATTCTCATCTTTGTCTTTCACTTGCACATGCCAATTTTGGTTGTGAACACACACTGTCCCACTCCAGGGCATTACATCAATGCAGAAGATCCCATGGcctgaaaaaaagaagttaaacaAAGGTGAATGTCTATTAATCTTCAAAAATCATGCTTTTGTccattgatatttttcttttgtttgttgttttttttaaaaaaatgtagtaCTTGTGGAACTTTATTCAAACTAATCAGACAGGAAATGGACAGAGAAAGAAGGGGGGAAAGCATGTAGCAAAGGTCCAACATAACAGCTATGTCGAAGGCCATCATTCCCTCTATGCCATATATTAATggtttgtaaaagaaaatgtcattgaCAGGACAAAACAATGTaatttgtatttactcaaaTTATCTTTAGCCGGGCTTACCGTTTGTCTagtgatctgaaacatttacagtcCTTCTGGAAAATCTTTCCTGTGCttaaatgtttccacaatttGTTATGTTACATCCTTCTtctaaattgtattaaattaatctctttcctcaaaattctacaCACAAACTGTAATGGGACAACAACTTTTTCACGTCCCTgtacaaataattaataaccaCCATGAAAGGTTACACTTTCAAACCTGTCAGGATGACCATGTTGATGTCATCTTTGGCAGCTTGATGCTGGTCAGGGATACGAAGATTGCAGTGTACATCTTCCTTCCTTAGCCCAGTGAGTTTCCTGCAGAAGACGAAACCAAAAGATCTTAATTGGATCTACTCTGCACTGGTAAATATAAAAGTTACCcattaaatttgtttagttcCGACTCTCATTAAGCTGTAACATGGCAACAACACCTTGTGCTATTATATTATGAGTGTGTTGACATGACTGAGGTTTTTGGATTTTGATATTCCACTCAATATAGGAGGTACCACTGTGATGATTGAACTGCAATTAAGGCTTTAATAAAAAGCATAACACAATTgatttagacatttaaaatctAAGATAAGGCATGTCCAATGACAGTCCTTGAAGAAGATGAAAGGTTTCATTGGTTTGATTAGCTATAAGAGGATTGAGTATCAGCTAACTGAGACTTTAAATATACTACAACAAATATTGAGgattatttgttgaaaatgattGGTAAGAAggagttattttattgttgacGAGAGTCTTGTCACTTGGTGGTTGGTAAGATATCTGATTGGAGGAGAGAGAGTTAGTTAAATTCATTATATTTAGttcaagacatttaaaaaatgagaactATAACTTTACAACATAACGTAGcaatacatttattatattttgtaaaaacaatacatagtGCGACATCATACTTACAAGACATGTTGTAAAAAGTCTGGAAGGCTTGGAAGCTGCTTTAAGCTTGGTTTTTGAGCACTTTCTGAAGCTTTGTGGGGAAGGTGAAAATGGGCAAAGAGATTTCCAAACTGAAGCATTCTAGATTGTATCTGGATAAAAGATATGAAGTTAGAACACATTCTTACATTAGTATGTTGTACTTAAATTGCTCCACAAAATTGTTCATACTGAACATCAATATTTGAACACTCTTCTGTTAGATGCCAGATGTTCTGGACATCATTTCATGACATAACCCTGCTTCAAACTTCCCGGCAACTTTatctctgacctgtctgctgtgttcctctgTCTTTATAGTAACTTTTGTTGCAagatgttttctaacaaacgTCTGAGGTTTTTACAGAATAGCTGGAGTCACACAGATTTTACATCAGGGTGAATTCTGAAGACAATTCCACTGACCTATATGTGGGGGGTATTGGAGTAAGGAGGACTACCGGTAAATACACAagccaagtttttttgttgttgtttttttttaaaaagtatttcaaaacCAGGTCAATAACTTTACGTTTGGGTTGTGCAATTATTTACCACATTTAAGCTTCGTAAGACACGTGTTTTTGCCTAGTCCTGCCTTTCTATATCATACTTATGCTAATGGAGTATGTCAATAACTTTTAGAGCTAAAGAAAACGCTCAGTGGAAAAGTGGTGCCCTAATATATAACTTTCTCAGTTTTGTTGAGGGCACTTGGCTGTTTGAACTTGGGGAAAACAGAGAGGATTAGAACAAAGAACCCATGCGTGACACACAAGCTCTCCAGGAAACAAGCTATACTTacttttcttccctttttaaGGATTAAACCGCTTCGGAAGAGGAAAAGCTTTCAGTGTGACATCTTTCCGGCCTCTATACTCAATCTATTTTCTCTTAAATGCTGAGTAACTCTatccaggaaaactgtttcaCAATTTAAGCGTCCCCTGCTCCCTTCCAGCTGGACCAACCAAAACGTTCCTGGAAGAAGTAAACAACAGACCACGTGCGCCACCTGCAGAGTCAAATTTCTGCCACGACCTGACGTCAGAGAGGACGTCAGTTAGTCTCGCAGTAATGCAAGGAGCTAACTAATGGACTTATGAAAGTCTGACAGGTCATTGCAGCATATAATCAAAACACAGTtctaacaaaagaaacaaaaaagttattattcTTATCAAAATGGCTCTCTGCTTATGAAGAACTGAAATCAAAAATAcgtaaaatatttcaaatggtGAGTTTGCTTGATCAACAGCTGTCTCTCCCTAGCCTTTGTGAAAGTGGTTGTTATAAC contains:
- the si:zfos-911d5.4 gene encoding uncharacterized protein si:zfos-911d5.4 — translated: MLQFGNLFAHFHLPHKASESAQKPSLKQLPSLPDFLQHVLKLTGLRKEDVHCNLRIPDQHQAAKDDINMVILTGHGIFCIDVMPWSGTVCVHNQNWHVQVKDKDENFTNTRIEQVEDPIKGVTRKMAQLCSHLKRSGVSVRNSLFFPRVIFLSPDLKLDEELMKRRELVPYSKIDEFLKSFKEGYMGWISDALTPSWISGHLSYRQMESVRGILRKMGTWDLVLLHGGEQLKGDYQGCQYIALDRQDTETLEFSRVKTLAVQSLWALLGHVPQVTVKMYKRGPHGWLGKTVNATAIIPSNTFVIFRVSGEESDAKIPANTIHSITLSR